One stretch of Papaver somniferum cultivar HN1 unplaced genomic scaffold, ASM357369v1 unplaced-scaffold_154, whole genome shotgun sequence DNA includes these proteins:
- the LOC113336819 gene encoding WEB family protein At4g27595, chloroplastic-like gives MTHKDLETPRVDSDTMKEKVETLKSKLHVAKEELVHAKEGQELASSKGDRLKEELDKLCQEKTTLRSELKLATEAEEKSRTTMDELALVVIEVSKENNENKEKLSSSQSDLKNAREEVEGLKKALKNTKDMFQGMLDEVKKERDGLKDEAERLKIEADESISSSNERELGFVNCIKRAEEESNALKRGKNKLAESTKSAESIALKTRDENCKLRDILKQAINESTVAKEGAEIARAENTNLKDELLEKDYILQSLSRENEALRIKESATHENIKELKRLLNSSASSTMGTKTMEEKQYFGEILKEVQNSNSILKEHSYSKKLTEVLSVKLEEMKVPHSNYHKSMYVEEDPEKEEMLKGSIFDVADSPVAPPNHNNHHKTPPLKTPPSNFADDGKMLTLEDLENLNGSQLDDMIGNGSSQRKKKALLRRFGDLIRKTSFHRREPSIG, from the coding sequence ATGACGCATAAGGATCTTGAGACGCCGAGGGTTGATTCAGATACTATGAAAGAAAAAGTTGAAACTCTCAAGTCTAAGCTTCACGTTGCGAAAGAGGAACTTGTTCATGCTAAGGAGGGTCAAGAACTTGCATCATCTAAGGGCGATAGATTGAAGGAAGAACTGGATAAGTTATGTCAGGAAAAAACTACGCTCCGAAGTGAGTTGAAGTTAGCTACTGAAGCAGAAGAGAAAAGCAGGACGACAATGGATGAACTTGCATTAGTTGTGATTGAAGTTTCaaaagaaaacaatgaaaataaggAGAAGCTCAGCTCTTCCCAATCCGATCTTAAAAATGCAAGAGAAGAAGTCGAAGGATTAAAGAAAGCGTTGAAGAACACTAAGGATATGTTTCAAGGGATGTTGGATGAAGTCAAGAAAGAAAGAGACGGGCTTAAAGATGAAGCTGAAAGGCTGAAAATTGAAGCTGACGAATCGATATCGTCTTCCAATGAAAGAGAACTTGGGTTTGTCAATTGCATCAAGAGGGCTGAAGAGGAGAGTAATGCTTTAAAAAGAGGGAAAAATAAACTGGCAGAATCAACGAAATCCGCGGAAAGTATAGCACTGAAAACAAGGGATGAGAATTGCAAGCTGAGGGACATACTAAAACAAGCCATAAATGAGTCGACAGTTGCAAAGGAAGGTGCAGAGATTGCTCGAGCTGAAAACACCAATTTGAAAGACGAACTATTGGAGAAAGATTATATATTGCAGAGTCTTTCTAGAGAAAACGAGGCCCTTAGAATCAAGGAATCTGCAACACATGAGAATATCAAGGAGTTGAAGAGGTTGTTAAACTCTTCTGCATCATCGACAATGGGAACGAAGACGATGGaggagaaacaatattttggaGAAATACTGAAAGAAGTACAAAACTCAAACTCTATTCTCAAGGAACATTCATATTCTAAGAAACTAACTGAAGTTCTTTCTGTGAAACTAGAGGAAATGAAAGTCCCTCATAGCAACTACCACAAGTCCATGTATGTAGAAGAGGACCCTGAAAAGGAGGAAATGCTCAAAGGTTCGATATTTGACGTGGCGGATTCACCAGTTGCACCACCAAACCATAACAACCACCATAAAACGCCTCCTCTGAAAACACCACCTTCGAATTTTGCGGATGACGGAAAAATGTTAACTCTGGAAGATTTAGAGAATCTAAATGGGAGTCAACTCGATGATATGATTGGGAACGGGAGCtcgcaaagaaagaagaaggcgTTGTTACGGCGATTTGGTGATCTTATTAGGAAAACCAGCTTCCACAGGAGGGAACCATCCATTGGTTAA